Sequence from the Nitrospinaceae bacterium genome:
TTGGCCGCCGCTACGGCAGAGTCTTTGGCCGCTTCTACGGCAGAGTCCTTGGCCGCCGCTACGGCAGAGTCCTTGGCCGCCGCTACGGCAGAGTCCTTGGCCGCCGCTACGGCGGAGTCCTTGGCCGCTGACACGGCGGAGTCTTTGGCCGCCGCTACGGCGGAGTCTTTGGCCGCCGCTACGGCGGAGTCCTTGGCCGCTGACACGGCAGAGTCTTTGGCCGCCGCTACGGCGGAATCTTTGGCCGCCGACACGGCGGAATCTTTGGCCGCCGCTACGGCGGAATCTTTGGCCACGGAAACAGCGGTGTCTTTGACGACGGGCATGGCGGAGCCTTTAACAGATGCAACGGGAGACTCCTTAAGGCCACTCAAGGTGGAATCAAGATTGGATACAACGGGAGATTCCAGAACATTGCTCAAAGTGGAATCAAGGGTGGATACAACGGGAGATTCCAGAACATTGCTCAAAGTGGAATCAAGGGTGGACACTGCGGGAGAATCCTTGACTCCTGTTACAGTGGAATCTATCACGGTACCTTGAGCAAAGCCGAGGCTCGCAGTTTTTGCTGAAATTTTTGCCGCGGACTTGGCTAATTCTTTGGCGATCCCTTTGGGCAAAGTTAATTTTTTTGGTTTGGTGGTTTTATTGATGACCGTATTTAACAAACCGGGCGAGGCTTTTGCTACCGCAGTCACCGCACCGTTTTGAGAAATATCTTGAAATTCACCTGCTGAAATAAATGCAGCTTTCCCTTTCTCACCATTGGGTAAAATGGGCCAGGTTTCAATCTGGCCTTCCAGAACCACAAAGGTAGTTTTTCCTTTTGGGTTTACAAAAACCGCAAATTCCGTTCCCCTTACTCCGGCTATGGCGGTGGGTGTGACCACTTTGAAGAAAGAACCGTTTTTTAACTTTTTGGTCACCTTGAACCGCACCCAACCCAGTGAAGCCTTGACCAGTGTTTCCCGAATATCCTGGTCCGGATTGTAGATGTGTTTGTTGATATTGATAACAGTGTCTTCACTCATGGTGAGAGTGCTTTGATCGTCAAAAGTAAAAAGAGCTTTTGAAGTGTCGTCCGTTTCGAATTTGTCCTCCATGAAAATCGGAGCGGCCAATTCGGTTTGCTTTTTATCAGTTTCACCCTTATGGGTTTGGAAAACTTTCCCGTCAACCCCGGTAGTGAGGCCGATGTCTGTGGATGAAATGATCTCCGCATTTTTCAAAAACAGTTTTTGTTCAAACAGGGATGAGTTTTTAGGCCCGCCGGCAAAGGCATAGGTGATGCGTACAAACTCCTGTTGAGACAGGGCCTCAAGTGAAGGTTTATTATCCAGAACATTGATTCCTTGTTTTTTCAGAGAACTGGCGACTTGCATATACAATGCCTGTTTGGACAATTGAGAATGGTTTTTCGGCAAAAGAGAGTTTTCGGGATGATTTTTTGCCAGCATCTCAATAAATTCTCCACGGGTGATAGCACCTTCGCCGGGAACCGATGCAAACCCAACCCCATGAGCAAAAAGAACCGATAAAAAGACAATCAAAAAAGCGATTTTTCGAAATAACCGGATATTCGAAAAATTGTTAAATGAAAATTTCATTTCCCGCTCCATTGTTCTGTTTAAATAAAAATAGTTAAAACGCAGTTGCGTGAGAAGTAAGTTGGGTTAGCAGGAAATCGGGCCTGGACCCTGTTTCCTGAGCTTTCTCATAGCCAAACAGGTGCAAGCCCGATGCCTAAAAGGACCAAAAAATAGCGAAGTTCCGAAAGGGTTTGGAAAAGGGGAGGTTGGGTCGAATACTTTTTTTTAAGCGGGGAAGGAGAACCGCTTTTTTGGAAAATTGGGTGATCAATTTTTTAAACAACTGGCGAGAGAATAAGTACCTGATTTAGAGTAGTTTACAACCGATGTGCATCTCCTGGTTTAACCCGTTTTAAACAGACAGGTTCAGCGTGGACCAGGACAAAAGTCAGGAAGAAGAAATCAGTTGCGTCGCTTCATCGGCTGGCAAAGGCTTGCTCAACAGATATCCCTGAATGATATTGCACCCGATGGACCGCAAAACTTCTTTCTGGACTTCAGTTTCCACACCCTCAGCAATGGTTTTGAGGTTCAGTGCGTTCGCTAAACTTACAATAGCCTTGGCCAGGGTTGCGTCTTTTTCAGAGGTGATGTCCTTCACAAAAGCCCGGTCGACCTTAAGATTATTCAATGGAAAACTGTTCAAATAATTAAGGGAAGAATAACCGGTTCCGAAATCGTCGATCGATATTTTTATTCCCAAACTGTTTAACTGCCTGAGTTGGTCGGCGGCATTCTCTGTGTTTTCCATCAAAACCGATTCCGTGATTTCCAACTCCAGGTATTCGGGGTGAATTTCTATGTCTTTAAGGGTCTCAATTATGGTTTCAACAAGTTCGGATTGGTTGAACTGATGGGCGGAAAGATTGACCGCGATGGTGATAAATGGCAATCCCATGTCCTGCCAGGTTTTAATCTGTTGGCAGGCAGTTCGCAGAACCCACTCACCTAAAGGATTGATGAGCCTGGTTTTTTCCGCCAGGGGGATGAATTCCATCGGGGAAACCACCCCCCGGCGCGGATGATTCCAACGCACCAGAGCTTCAAATCCGATGATGGTTTCAGAGTCCAGATCCAGTTTGGGCTGATAATAGAGTTCAAATTGCTCCCTCTCCACGGCATTTCTGAGATCCTGCTCCAGGGTCAGCTTATTTTTAGCCTGGTCTTCCATGTCGGAGATGTAATGACGATAGGTATTTTTGCCGTTTTCCTTTGCAGAATGCATGGCCGTTTCTGCATGTTTAATCAGAATTTCGCCTTCATGTCCGTCTAAAGGATGATAGGAGAGACCAATGCTGATTGTGACAAAGACTTCTTGTTCACAAAGTGGAAAGGGGCCGTAGATCAGTCTGAGCAATTCGGAAGCGGCCTTCGCCGCCTCGGTCTCAAAATTGATCCCGGAAAGGATTACAATAAACTCATCTCCGCCATACCGTCCGACACGACAGTCTGGTGGCGCCCAATTGAGGAGTCGTTCCGTGACGGTTTTCAGTATTTTGTCACCAGCTTGGAGTCCCATGGAATCGTTGATAACTTTAAAATCATCCAGATCCAGCAACAATACAGCGATGGATTTATTTTTCCGGTTTTCGGTCGCCAGCTCTGAGTTCAGGTGCTCAAGAATCAGTTTTTTATTCGGAAGCCCCGTCAACGAATCATAAAAAGTCAGATTGGAATTCTTATCTTCCAACTCCTGGACCTGAGACATGTCTTGCGCTATGCCTACGAAGACCGGTGGAGTTTCGGTCGTTTGCAATTTAAAATGAATTTCGACAGGGTAAGTCGATCCGTCCTTCCTTTGGTGTTCCCCTTTGTAAACGACCTCCTGTTTTTTCCCTGCGCGCAAGGGTTTTGTCAGTTCGACAAAAAATTCTTTTGTCGTGTAGGCGATCACGTCAAATGGAGACATTTGCGCGATTTCGCCTTTTTCATATCCCAGATTCCTCAGGGCGCGTGAATTCATCTTTATGAAGTGATAGGTCTCGGAATCAAAGATATAAATTTCATTTAAGGTGTCATTGAGAAGGTCCTTGAGCCCGGCATTGGTTTTCTTTTCGCTTCGAAGGATTCTCATACCCTGATCCAGGGCGACCAGATCTTCCCGGGCCCGTTCAGAAACGGTCTTTAAGACAGTCATTAGAACTTGCGGGTTAGAAGCGAAATGAATCTGGAATTGATCTTTGCCTATTTCCAGCACTCTGGATTTCGAAATAGCGATCAGGGTCGCTGAACGGGGTTTGCCTTCGATCAAGGTCATCTCTCCAAAGTGATCTCCCTGGCTTCGATGCGCGATCATGGTGTTTTCTTTTTCCACTGAAAGCGCTCCGGAGAGGACGACAAACATGGAATCACCCAAATCCCCCTCCCGGAACAATATTTCTCCGCCTTCTAGGCTGATTTCCTTGCAGTCGTTTACCAGACATTGCAATTTTTCATGGCTCAAACTGCTGAAAATTCCAATGGACTTCAGGGAATTGACAATGTCGTCCTGAGAAGAGAGTTTCATAAATTTCTCAAAAATTATTGTGGTTGACCTGTGGTCTGCTTTTTGGGCTCAATGACTATCTGTACAGGGAATATTTTTAAGGTAATTGGTTTTACATTTATTTTCAAGTAAAATAATATATACTAAGTAATTGATTTTTAATAACCTTAGAGTTTTTTCAGGTATTGCAAAATTGGGGTCCTAAATGACATCTGGTGCAAGAAAATCGTCGCAAATAACAGGGGTAAAATCAGTGATTTTTAAAAACCTGGGCAGATTTCTCCTATTTTTGACACCATGAAAAAAGCGATTCCCTGGATCATCGGCTTAGCAGTCACAAGCATCCTTTGCCTTGGTTATTGGCTGAATCCCTCCTCGATGCACCGAATGGAGCTTCTCTTTCAAAACGCTCATTTTCAGTGGCGGGGGCCTTTGCAACCGGGGCCCGAAGTGGTTATCGCCGCAATCGATGAAAAAAGTATCGATGAATTTGGGCGTTGGCCCTGGTCCAGAAAAACGATTGCGCAGCTGGTCGATAAGCTGGTTGAGAGCCAGGCGAAGGTGATCGGGTTTGACATGGTGTTCTCGTCGCCCGATGACAGCTCCGGGAAGAACAGCCTCCATCGAATAAAAGAAAAATTAAAAGAAGAGATCAAAGACGGCCCCCTGGTCGAGGGGCTGATGCATCCCATAATGCAAGAGGCAGATAACGATGCCATCCTCGCCTCGGCTCTCAAAAAATCAAAACGAGCCATTTTAGGTTTTTTTTTCCATTTCCATGCTGAAGAGGTGCGGCACCTCACAGCAGCGGAAAGGCACGATCATTTTCAAACTATCAAGCGTGCTCAATTTGGTGGGTTCACAAAGCCCAAACACGACTTTGATTTGTCGCTGGTGGATTTCAGGTCAGGCTATGCGGTGGAGTCGAACATTCCCATGCTATCCGAAAGCGCCAGAAGTCAGGGCTACATCTCGTTTGATATCGAGCCGGATGGTTCCATGCGCAGGCTCCCCATCATCGTCAAGTACCTCGATAAAGCTTCCAACCGCGAGTATTTTTTCCCCCCCATGAGCGTCAGGGTTCTTGAAAGGTATTTAAAGGGAGCGCTTTTGTTCCGTGTGGGGGAGTTTGGGGCGGAAAAAGTACTTTTTAATGGAACGGAATCCATAGAAGTGCCCATCAATGAAAAAGGCGAAATGCTGGTAAATTTTCTCGGAGCCAGGGGAACGTTCCCACATATTTCCATTGTCGACATTCTGCGTGACGGTGACAACCGGGTTTCTGGCGAGAGTTTGAAGGGTAAAATCGTCTTGATCGGAACCACTGCAACGGCCATGGGGGACAATAAAGTCACGCCGTTTGACCCGGCCTATCCGGGCGTCGAGATCCACGCGACCATCATCGACAACATCTTAAGGAAAAATTTCCTTTATCAACCGGGGTGGATTTTTCAGGCCGATTTGGTTTATCTGTTGGCCTCAGGGTTTTTCTTGACCTGGATGTATTTGCGTATCAAGCCGGTTAGGGGCGCATTGGTTTGTGGTCTGGTAGCCGGTGCCCAGTTTTTATTGACTCAATGGGTCTTTGTGAACCATGGATTTTGGATCACCGCGGTATTCCCGTTTCTTGAAAATATTCTTATTTTCGGATCGTTGACGATTCATTGGTATTTGACGGAGAAAAAACAAAAGCACTTCATTCACGATGTCTTTGGCAAGTACCTCTCTCCCAAAGTGGTCGACAGACTCATCGAAGACCCCGGTCAGTTGCAATTGGGCGGCGAGGAAAAAGAACTCACCGCGTTGTTCACCGATTTGGCGGAGTTCACGACCTTATCCGAAAAGCTGTCCGCGCAGGAACTGGTCAATCTTCTAAACGACTATTTCACGGAGATGACAGAAATTCTTTTGAAGCATGAAGGGACTTTGGATAAATACGATGGTGACGCAATCAAGGCGTTTTTTGGTGCGCCCTATTATTTTGAAGACCACGCGAAGCGGGCCTGTTGGGTGGCGATTGAAATGCAGGAACGGCTGAAGGCCCTGCGTGAGCAGTGGAAAAAGGAGGGAAGACCAGAACTGGAAATGCGCATTGGGTTGAACACCGGAATGATGGTGGTGGGAAATTTAGGGTCGAAAAATAGAATGAATTATGGCATGAACGGCGACTCCGTCAACCTTGCCGCCCGGCTGGAAGGCGCGAATAAGGAATATGGAACATTTACTTTGATCAGCGAATCAACTTATGAACAAGCAAAAGATTGCATCGAAGTTCGGGAGCTGGATTCTATCCGGGTGGTCGGGCGCACCACACCGGTCCGGATTTTTGAACTTCTGGGTAAAAAGGGTTCACTGGATGAAACCACCCGTGAAATATTGGGTTGGTATCAGAAGGGACTCGGGTTTTATAGAGAAGGGGACTGGGAGGAAGCAATAACCCAGTTTAAAAATGTTCTTGAAAAACGTCCCCAGGACGGTCCCTCTTTTACCCTGTTGAACCGGTGTCAATTATTAGGGAAAAGTTTCCCGCAGAAAAAATGGGACGGAATTTATTCCATGCCCGCCAAGTAAATGAGTGAGGAGAACAGGCGCTCCCTTAGCCGGATCAACCCTGGCTGAGATCTTTTTTGAAACTTCCCAAACGTCTTTGAAACTGTTTGGTCACGAAATCGGAATCTTCCGAATTGGAGATGATGTGAGGCGTTATAAACAACATCAATTCCGTTTTCTTGGTGGTGTCGATGTCCGTACTGAACAGCTTTCCCAGATAAGGGATTTTCCTAAGGATCGGAATTCCTTCATTCGAGTCGACGGTGTCCGTCCGCATTAATCCACCCATAATCAAGACTTGATTGTCTTTGAGGACGACCTCTGTGTTCAACAGCCGTGTGCTGAAAGAAGGTGAATTCCCGATCGTGGGCCCCAGACTGCTGATTTCCTGGCTCAGCTTCAGGTTCACGAAATTGTCGGAATTGATTTTAGGGATGATGTCCAGTTTGATGCCGACGCTTCGGTATTCAATGGTCGATTGGGTTACCGGGTTGGCCGCCCCCGCCGACGTGAGGGTCGTGCTTTGAATGGGAATTTCATCGGCGATGGAGATATTTGCGGTTTTATTGTCCGTCGTTACCAGTATCGGGTTGGCCAGGACATTGGCTTTGGAGTCGGACGCGAAGGCTTGCAACAATGTGATCAGTCGATTGGGATCGCTGACCAGAAAACTGCCTCCCGGCTGAAGAATCGACGAGGTGGCGCCTCCGATTTGCGCTCCCAGGGTGCCGCCTCCGGGTGCCGGCGTTTGATTCACTCCACCCACAAAGGTGGTGCTTCCCTTATTCCCTTGCAGGGCCCACTCAAGGCCGGCGCGGGTCTCCGCATCCAGCGTCACATCGATGATCAAAACTTCGATGAGCACCTGTTGCGGAAACAGGTCCAGTTTTTTGATCAGTGCCAGAAGAGCCGGATAATTTCTCGGACTGGTACGAATGACCAGGGAGTTGGTGTCCGGATCGGGAATGATTATTATTTCGCCTTGAAAACTGTCTTCAATGCCTCCTTGAGTTTCGATGGAAACATTCTTCTTGGCGCCTGGCGCACCTTTTTTGTCTTTTTGATATTCTTTGACCTTTTTGAGTTTGGTTTGATCGTCGGTTGAGGGTCTTTTGGCCTTTCGGTCTTTTTCCGGGTCGTCTCCCTGTCCCTGGAAAATATCGTTTAAAAGAGCCGATAACGGCAACGCATCACCGTTTTGAACGTAATAAACGAATGTGCTGGATTTTCCCTCGGAGATGGGTTGGTCCAGTTTATTAATCCAGAATTCGATGGAAGGAAGGGTTTTTTCAAATGCGTTGACCACCAGAATGGAATTCATCCGTTCCAATGAGAGAAAGTTCAATGAATTTCCCAGGGATTCGC
This genomic interval carries:
- a CDS encoding adenylate/guanylate cyclase domain-containing protein, whose translation is MKKAIPWIIGLAVTSILCLGYWLNPSSMHRMELLFQNAHFQWRGPLQPGPEVVIAAIDEKSIDEFGRWPWSRKTIAQLVDKLVESQAKVIGFDMVFSSPDDSSGKNSLHRIKEKLKEEIKDGPLVEGLMHPIMQEADNDAILASALKKSKRAILGFFFHFHAEEVRHLTAAERHDHFQTIKRAQFGGFTKPKHDFDLSLVDFRSGYAVESNIPMLSESARSQGYISFDIEPDGSMRRLPIIVKYLDKASNREYFFPPMSVRVLERYLKGALLFRVGEFGAEKVLFNGTESIEVPINEKGEMLVNFLGARGTFPHISIVDILRDGDNRVSGESLKGKIVLIGTTATAMGDNKVTPFDPAYPGVEIHATIIDNILRKNFLYQPGWIFQADLVYLLASGFFLTWMYLRIKPVRGALVCGLVAGAQFLLTQWVFVNHGFWITAVFPFLENILIFGSLTIHWYLTEKKQKHFIHDVFGKYLSPKVVDRLIEDPGQLQLGGEEKELTALFTDLAEFTTLSEKLSAQELVNLLNDYFTEMTEILLKHEGTLDKYDGDAIKAFFGAPYYFEDHAKRACWVAIEMQERLKALREQWKKEGRPELEMRIGLNTGMMVVGNLGSKNRMNYGMNGDSVNLAARLEGANKEYGTFTLISESTYEQAKDCIEVRELDSIRVVGRTTPVRIFELLGKKGSLDETTREILGWYQKGLGFYREGDWEEAITQFKNVLEKRPQDGPSFTLLNRCQLLGKSFPQKKWDGIYSMPAK